In Bradyrhizobium sp. 195, the sequence CGCAGGCGCTGCACCGCCTGGTCGAGACTCTGGGTTAGGCGGGGCCCATGAGCATGTCGGCAATCGAACGTGTCATTCCACTGGTCGGCCATCTGCCGCCCTCGATCCGCGAGGGCCTGGCGCGGCGCATGCGCGAGCTCACCGGCCTCGGCCTGATCACGCTGGCCGGCGTCGCCTCAGCCGCACTGATGACCTGGTCGGTGCAGGACCCCAGCCTCAGCCACGCCACCTCGCGGCCGATCCGCAACATCCTCGGCTATGCCGGTGCGATCGGCGCGGATCTCGCGATGCAGATTCTCGGGCTCGGCGCGATCATGCTGGTCCTGACCGTCGCGGTCTGGGGCTGGCGCATGATGACGCATCGCCCGTTCGACCGCGAAGCGCTGCGGCTGGGCTCCTGGATCCTCTGCACGGTTATTGCGGCGGGCTTCGTCAGCTGCTGGCCGCATGGCGGCGCATGGCCTCTGCCGACCGGCCTCGGCGGCGTGGTCGGCGACGCCCTGGTGCGCGCGCCCGCGGTGATTTTCGGACCGGCCGGGACCATCTATCGCATCGTGCTGGGCACGATCCTGTTCGCCGCGCTGGCCGCGACCTTCCTGATCGCCTGCGGTCTTGGTGCCCGTGAGCATGACGACGAGCTCGCGGAGATCGAGGATGACGACAAGCCGCTCGACGAAGACGAAGGGAGCGATCGCGGTTCGGTGTCGCTGGGCTGGCTGTTCCATGCGCTGATGAGCACCAAGGCGCGTCTGATCTGGCTCTTCAGTGCCGCCTATCGCTCGCTGGTCTCGAGCGGACCGAAGACCAAGGCCGTGGCATTCAGCCGCCAGGAGCCGAATCTCGGCGGCGGCCGCGCTGCGCCCTCGATCTCGCCGCAGCCCGAAGACGAGGAGGAAGAGGACCAGCACGAAGAAGAGGAAGACGAGGAGGAAGAGGAAGAGGAGCCCGCTGCGCGCGCCCCGCGCAAGAAGGCTGCCCCGAAGACCCCTGCCAAGAAATCCTCCGACAAGTTCGACCTTCCGTCGGTCTCCATGCTGGCCGCGCCGAAGGCCGGCGATCGCCAGCCGCTCAGCAAGGCCGAGCTCGAGACCAATTCGCGCTCGCTCGAAGGCGTGCTGCAGGATTTCGGTGTGCGCGGCGAGATCGTGAAGGCCAACCCGGGTCCCGTCGTCACGCTGTACGAGCTGGAGCCGGCGCCCGGCATCAAGTCGTCGCGCGTGATCGGACTTGCCGACGATATCGCCCGCTCGATGAGCGCGCTGTCCGCACGCGTCGCCGTCGTGCCCGGCCGCAACGCCATCGGCATCGAGCTGCCGAACGCGCATCGCGAAAAGGTCTATCTGCGCGAATTGCTGATTGCGAAAGAGGCGACCGACACGGTGGCAAAACTGCCGCTTTGCCTCGGCAAGACCATCGGCGGCGACCCTGTTATCATCGACCTCGCGCGCACGCCGCACATGCTGATCGCCGGCACCACCGGCTCCGGCAAATCGGTCGCCATCAACACCATGATTCTCAGCCTGGTCTACCGGCTGCGTCCGGACCAGTGCCGCCTGATCATGGTCGATCCGAAGATGCTCGAACTCTCCGTCTATGACGGCATCCCCCATCTGCTCACGCCCGTCGTGACCGACCCGAAGAAGGCGGTGGTCGCGCTGAAATGGGCCGTGCGTGAGATGGAAGAGCGCTACAAGAACATGGCCAAGCTCGGTGTGCGCAACATCGACGGCTACAACACGCGCCTGCTCGAATTGAAGGCCAAGGGCGAAGAGCCGACGCGCACGGTGCATACCGGCTTCGACAAGGAGACCGGCAAGGCGATCTACGAGGAAGAGAAACTCTCGCTGGACCCGCTGCCCTACATCGTCATCATCGTCGACGAAATGGCCGACCTGATGATGGTCGCCGGCAAGGACATCGAAGGCGCTGTGCAGCGTCTGGCGCAGATGGCGCGCGCCGCCGGCCTGCACGTGATCCTCGCGACGCAGCGTCCGTCGGTCGACGTCATCACCGGCACCATCAAGGCGAACTTCCCGACCCGCATCGCCTTCCAGGTGACGTCCAAGATCGACAGCCGTACCATTTTGGGCGAGATGGGCGCCGAGCAGCTGCTCGGCCAGGGCGACATGCTCTACATGGCCGGCGGCGGCCGCATCAGCCGCGTGCACGGACCTTTTGCATCCGACGAGGAAGTCGAGAAGGTGGTGCGTCACCTCAAGACGCAGGGACAACCGGAATATCTCGAAGCGGTTACCGCCGAGGAGCCGACCGAGGACGAGGACGGCGCGGTGTTCGACGCGACCGGCATGGGCGGGGATGGCGGCGGCGATCTGTTCCAGCAAGCCGTTGCGATCGTCAAACGCGACCGCAAGGCATCGACCAGCTACATCCAGCGCCGCCTGCAGATCGGCTACAACCGCGCCGCATCGCTGATGGAGCGCATGGAACTGGAAGGCATCGTCGGGCCCGCCAACCATGCCGGCAAGCGCGAGATTCTGGTCGAGGAAGAAGACAGCCATATGTGAGGCAGCCGCCTCAACACATCATTTCACGCGAAATCGTTATCTGCTTTTGCCCGAAATCACGCTAAAAGACGCCCAGCCATACAGGACGACGCGTTGATCAGACATCCGGACATTCGATTCGCTGCCACCATCGCCGCGCGAAGCGCGCGCGTGGCCGGCGTGCTTCTCGTCACTGCCGCGATGGTGACCGCGACGTCGCTCGCGCAGACCGTGCCGGTGCCGAAGCCCGCGCCGAAGGGCCGTGATGGCGCTCAATCCGGAGGCGGTGGACCCGCTGTCACCGGCGCGACGCAGGCGCCGCCGAATCCGGTGATCCCGGATCCGCGCCGCAACGTGCCGAGCAGCATCTTCCAGACCTTCGATGCCAACCAGAAGGCGCAGGCGGCCAAGGTCAGCGCCTATCTGTCCTCGCTGTCGACGCTGGTCGGAAATTTCGTCCAGGTTGGCCCCGACGGCAGCAAGACCCAAGGCGATTTCTACATCCAGAAGCCGGGCAAGGTGCGCTTCGAATATGACGCGCCGAGCCCGATCGACATCGTCGCCGACGGATCGTCACTCGTGGTGCGCGACCGCAAGCTCGCGACCCAGGACGTCTATCCGCTGTCGCAGACGCCGCTGCGCTTCCTGCTGTCCGACCGCATCGACCTGATGAAGGACACCAACGTCGTCAACGTCTCGGCCGACGACGTCTTCGTCAGCGTCACCATCGAGGAGAAGCAGGCGCTGGTCGGCACCAGCCGGCTCCTGTTGATGTTCGGCGCCAAGGACGGCCAGCTGAAGCAGTGGACCGTCACCGACCCGCAGGGCTACGACACCACGATCGCGGTCTACAATCTGGATTCGAGCAAGAAGCTCGATCCCGGCATGTTCAAGATCGACTTTACCAATTACGGCCCCGCGCCGGGTTAAGCGCTCCGCTGCCGTAGGGTGGGCAAAGGCGCACTTGCGCCGTGCCCACCATCTTTCCTCACCTCGGTCGGCATGGTGGGCACGCTTCGCTTTGCCCACCCTACGAAACCGCGCCTGTGGACAGGCATTTCCGCACGCTCAAACCATGCTAAGACGCATCCCTCATGCGTCTTTCCCTGACAACCTGGAACATCAATTCGGTGCGGCTGCGCATCGATCTGGTCGCGAAATTCCTCAAGAGCGCGCGGCCGGATGTGCTGTGCCTGCAGGAAACCAAGTGCATCGACGATGCCTTTCCGCTGAAGCGCTTCAAGCGGCTCGGCTACGAGCATGTCGCGCTGAACGGGCAGAAGGGCTATCACGGCGTCGCCATCGTCTCGAAGATTCCGTTCGAATCGAAGGACATCCGAACCTTCTGCGACAAGGTGGATTCGCGGCACATCTCGGTGTCGTTCGGCGAGAAGGCCAATATCGCAAAGCCGCTGGTGCTGCATAATTTCTACGTGCCCGCCGGCGGCGACATTCCCGATCCCGCGCTGAACGAGAAGTTCGACCACAAGCTGCGCTTCCTCGACGAGATGAAGGCGTGCGAGCCGCTGCATCCGCGCGGGCAGGACCGCCACATCCTCGTCGGCGACCTCAATGTCGCCCCGCACGAGAACGACGTGTGGTCGCACAAGCAGCTTCTGAAAGTGGTCTCGCATACGCCTGTCGAAACCGAGAAGCTGCAGGCCGCGCTCGAAGCCGGCGAATGGGTCGACGTCGCACGTGACCGCATTCCGATGTCGGAGAAGGTTTACACCTGGTGGAGTTACCGCTCTCCCGACTGGACCGTCGGCGATCGCGGCCGCAGGCTCGACCACATCTGGGTCTCGCGCGCGCTGAAGGATGCGGTCAGTGATTTCGAGATTCTGCGCGATGCGCGGAGCTGGGAACGGCCGTCGGACCACGTGCCTGTCACGGTGACGCTGGAGGTGTGATTTTGTAGCCCGGATGGAGCGCAGCGCAATCCGGGGTTCGCGCCTGCTGAAAAACTGTCCCGGATTGCGCTACGCTTCATCCGGGCTACGACCTCTCAACTCGTCAGCTTCGCACCCGCCATCAAAATATCGCTCGCAATCTGGCTGGAGCGCACTGCGAATTCATCGCGGAGGCGAACCGCGGCGGCCGGGTCGCTTTCGAGCACGCGCTGGAACAGGCTGCGGGCGACGCGGATGACCGAGGAATGCTCCAGCGCGATCGCGCTCGACGGCCGCTTCATCGGCACCACCAAAGCGAGTTCACCGATCAGCGCGCCTGGACCGGCGATCATTTCGGCGCCGGCGCCGTCGTCGACCCGGAAGGCGCCGCGTTGGACCACGAAGCCGGCATCGGCGTCGTCGCCGAGATTGAACAGGGTGTCGCCGCGGACGAAGTCACGCTGCTCGGAGCCGATCGCCAGCATGCGCAACGAGGCGTCTCCCAACAGGCGCAGTGTCGGGACTCGCTCGAGAAGCGCTACGTCGTCGTCGATTGACATTCAGATCCGAGGCTCAAGGGCATGCGATCTAAAACGATTCGCACGCCCTTCAAGCGTATCACGGCACCAGCTTGTAGCCACCGGCTTCCGTGACCAGGATTTCCGGGTTGGCGGCGTCCTTCTCGATCTTCTGGCGGAGGCGGTAGATGTGGGTTTCCAGCGTATGGGTGGTGACGCCGGAATTATAGCCCCAGACCTCCTGGAGCAGGGTCTCGCGCGAGACCGGCATCTGGCCGGCGCGGTAGAGGAAGCGGAGGATGGCGGTTTCCTTCTCCGTCAGCCGCACCTTGCGCGCATTGGCGGCGGTGAGCATCTTGGAGCCGGGCCGGAAGGAGTAGGGGCCGACCGAGAACACCGCGTCCTCGCTGGCCTCGTGCTGGCGGAGCTGGGCGCGGATGCGGGCCAGCAGGACGGCGAAGCGGAAAGGCTTTGCCACATAGTCGTTGGCGCCGGATTCCAGCCCCAAAATCGTGTCGGAATCGGTGTCGTGCCCGGTCAGCATGATGATCGGGGCCTTGAATCCGCCCTTGCGCAACGAGCGGACCACTTCGCGGCCGTCGGTGTCGGGCAGGCCCACATCCATCAGGACGAGATCGGGGGCATTGGCCTTGGCGGCGCTCGCGCCTTTGGCGCCGGTATCGACGGCGGAGGCTTCGAACTCTTCGTGTAGCGATAATTGCTCCACCAACGTGTCGCGCAGATCGGTATCGTCATCCACGATCAGGATCTTGCGGGCATTGGCCATAGGGGGTCATCCTTTTGGGGTCCGACTCGGCGCGCATCCATGCTGCACCCAGCCGTGAGGGAAGTTTAGGGGGTCGCTGTTGTTATTGTTGTTCGTGTTGAAGTAGTGGGCTGTCACCGATTCACAAGCCAGAACCACTCTAACCCAGAATAGCAGGGCGCTTTGATGAATGTCCTGTAATGAATTCGACATCGCATTTTCACATGAAAAACAAAGCAGCTTCAGTTGGTTACACCATGAATCGAAGCGCCAGACCGCTCTCCGCGATCCGCGTTAAGCCTGCTGCGGGGAATCCGCGCAGAGGCTGGCTGACGGCGGGATCGCTGACCATTCCGGTGGCGCTGGGACGGGGCGGCATCCTGGCCAACAAGCGCGAGGGCGACGGCGGCACCCCCAGGGGCAGTTTCCGTCCCAGGCAATTGTGGTGGCGGGGCGACCGGCACAGCCGGCCGCAGAGTTTCCTGCCGGCCCGGATCATCACCGGAGCCGACGCCTGGTGTGAGGATCCCAGCGACCGCCATTACAATCAGGGAATTCGGCGCGGCGAGGGGCAGGGCGGTGACCGGCTCAAGCGCACCGACCATCTCTATGACTTCATCATCGAAATCGACCACAACACGAGACCGCGGATCGCCGGCCGTGGCAGCGCGGTATTTTTGCACCTTGCCCGCGACAATTTCGGTCCGACCGCGGGCTGCGTCTCGATGACGAAATCTGCGATGCTGCAATTGTTGCGGCGGCTGGGACCAAAAACAAAAATCATCATCGGGTGAGGATGCATGCTCGACATGGATCAGATCGCGGCCGCATCGCGCGTCCTCGTTCAACATTGGCGCGACGGCTCCAAGCTTGACGCGCTGGAGACGCGATTGCGGCCGCAGGGCCGCGCAGACGGCTATGCCATCCAGGCTGCGCTCGAAACCCAGTCGTTTGGAAAACTGTTCGGCTGGAAGATCGCGGCCACGAGCGTGTCAGGACAGAAGCACATCAACGTCACGGGACCGCTGGCCGGTCGCATCATGAGCGACACCGTGATCGCGGACGGCGGCACCGCCGCGATGAAGGGCAACGAGATGCGCGTCGGCGAGCCGGAATTCGCCTTCCGCATGGGGCGCGATCTGCCGCCGCGCGCGGCGCCGTACACGGTCGAGGAGGTGCTGGCCGCCGTCGACAGTTTCCATCCCGCGATCGAGATTCCGGATTCGCGCTTTGCCGATTTCGCCAGCGCCGGTGAGGCGCAGCTCATCGCCGACAATGCCTGCGCGCATCTGTTCGTGCTGGGCACGGCGACGACTGCGAACTGGCGGGCGATGGATCTGGTCGAGGAGCGGCCAGTGATCACGCTGCGCGGCCAACGCTATATCGGTCACGGCAAGAACGTGCTTGGCGATCCCCGCGCCGCGCTCGCCTGGCTTGCCAACGAGCTGCGCGGGCTCGGCATCACCTTGCGGGCAGGGGAGGTGGTGACCACAGGCACGTGCCATCCGCCGCTGCCGATCGAGGCCGGCGATCATTTTGCGGTGGATTTCGGGGTATTGGGCAAGGTGTCGGTGGGGTTTGTGTAGGCATTCCCCCTCAGCCGTCATTGCGAGGAGCCCTTGCGACGAAGCAATCCAGCATCCCTCCGCGGAAAGATCCTGGATTGCTTCGCTACGCTCGCAATGACGAATTTGAAAGTTCGTGCAGGGAGGGCGCCGTCGCTAACGGCTCCTACCTGTGCCCGAAGATCGCGCTGCCCACCCGGACATGGGTGGCACCGAGCATGATCGCCGTCGCGAAATCCGCGCTCATGCCCA encodes:
- a CDS encoding DNA translocase FtsK, translated to MSMSAIERVIPLVGHLPPSIREGLARRMRELTGLGLITLAGVASAALMTWSVQDPSLSHATSRPIRNILGYAGAIGADLAMQILGLGAIMLVLTVAVWGWRMMTHRPFDREALRLGSWILCTVIAAGFVSCWPHGGAWPLPTGLGGVVGDALVRAPAVIFGPAGTIYRIVLGTILFAALAATFLIACGLGAREHDDELAEIEDDDKPLDEDEGSDRGSVSLGWLFHALMSTKARLIWLFSAAYRSLVSSGPKTKAVAFSRQEPNLGGGRAAPSISPQPEDEEEEDQHEEEEDEEEEEEEPAARAPRKKAAPKTPAKKSSDKFDLPSVSMLAAPKAGDRQPLSKAELETNSRSLEGVLQDFGVRGEIVKANPGPVVTLYELEPAPGIKSSRVIGLADDIARSMSALSARVAVVPGRNAIGIELPNAHREKVYLRELLIAKEATDTVAKLPLCLGKTIGGDPVIIDLARTPHMLIAGTTGSGKSVAINTMILSLVYRLRPDQCRLIMVDPKMLELSVYDGIPHLLTPVVTDPKKAVVALKWAVREMEERYKNMAKLGVRNIDGYNTRLLELKAKGEEPTRTVHTGFDKETGKAIYEEEKLSLDPLPYIVIIVDEMADLMMVAGKDIEGAVQRLAQMARAAGLHVILATQRPSVDVITGTIKANFPTRIAFQVTSKIDSRTILGEMGAEQLLGQGDMLYMAGGGRISRVHGPFASDEEVEKVVRHLKTQGQPEYLEAVTAEEPTEDEDGAVFDATGMGGDGGGDLFQQAVAIVKRDRKASTSYIQRRLQIGYNRAASLMERMELEGIVGPANHAGKREILVEEEDSHM
- a CDS encoding outer membrane lipoprotein carrier protein LolA → MAGVLLVTAAMVTATSLAQTVPVPKPAPKGRDGAQSGGGGPAVTGATQAPPNPVIPDPRRNVPSSIFQTFDANQKAQAAKVSAYLSSLSTLVGNFVQVGPDGSKTQGDFYIQKPGKVRFEYDAPSPIDIVADGSSLVVRDRKLATQDVYPLSQTPLRFLLSDRIDLMKDTNVVNVSADDVFVSVTIEEKQALVGTSRLLLMFGAKDGQLKQWTVTDPQGYDTTIAVYNLDSSKKLDPGMFKIDFTNYGPAPG
- the xth gene encoding exodeoxyribonuclease III, which translates into the protein MRLSLTTWNINSVRLRIDLVAKFLKSARPDVLCLQETKCIDDAFPLKRFKRLGYEHVALNGQKGYHGVAIVSKIPFESKDIRTFCDKVDSRHISVSFGEKANIAKPLVLHNFYVPAGGDIPDPALNEKFDHKLRFLDEMKACEPLHPRGQDRHILVGDLNVAPHENDVWSHKQLLKVVSHTPVETEKLQAALEAGEWVDVARDRIPMSEKVYTWWSYRSPDWTVGDRGRRLDHIWVSRALKDAVSDFEILRDARSWERPSDHVPVTVTLEV
- a CDS encoding cyclic nucleotide-binding domain-containing protein — translated: MSIDDDVALLERVPTLRLLGDASLRMLAIGSEQRDFVRGDTLFNLGDDADAGFVVQRGAFRVDDGAGAEMIAGPGALIGELALVVPMKRPSSAIALEHSSVIRVARSLFQRVLESDPAAAVRLRDEFAVRSSQIASDILMAGAKLTS
- a CDS encoding response regulator transcription factor, which gives rise to MANARKILIVDDDTDLRDTLVEQLSLHEEFEASAVDTGAKGASAAKANAPDLVLMDVGLPDTDGREVVRSLRKGGFKAPIIMLTGHDTDSDTILGLESGANDYVAKPFRFAVLLARIRAQLRQHEASEDAVFSVGPYSFRPGSKMLTAANARKVRLTEKETAILRFLYRAGQMPVSRETLLQEVWGYNSGVTTHTLETHIYRLRQKIEKDAANPEILVTEAGGYKLVP
- a CDS encoding L,D-transpeptidase family protein, which encodes MKNKAASVGYTMNRSARPLSAIRVKPAAGNPRRGWLTAGSLTIPVALGRGGILANKREGDGGTPRGSFRPRQLWWRGDRHSRPQSFLPARIITGADAWCEDPSDRHYNQGIRRGEGQGGDRLKRTDHLYDFIIEIDHNTRPRIAGRGSAVFLHLARDNFGPTAGCVSMTKSAMLQLLRRLGPKTKIIIG
- a CDS encoding 2-keto-4-pentenoate hydratase; translation: MLDMDQIAAASRVLVQHWRDGSKLDALETRLRPQGRADGYAIQAALETQSFGKLFGWKIAATSVSGQKHINVTGPLAGRIMSDTVIADGGTAAMKGNEMRVGEPEFAFRMGRDLPPRAAPYTVEEVLAAVDSFHPAIEIPDSRFADFASAGEAQLIADNACAHLFVLGTATTANWRAMDLVEERPVITLRGQRYIGHGKNVLGDPRAALAWLANELRGLGITLRAGEVVTTGTCHPPLPIEAGDHFAVDFGVLGKVSVGFV